GAATATTGAGTCGCAGAAACTGCGGACATAAAAATTTGAGGCGAAAACAGAAATAGACGACTTTCAGGTTTAAAAAGAACCCTCCACGAAAGGATCAGCGCCTTGACCGGCTTCCATTCGGAGAAATTCCGTTCCGGAGATTCGCCCGTCACGACCAGTTTTTTGCCGGAAAGCGGACTCGTCCAGATCAGGGAGATCTGCACTTTCCGTCCGGGCGCGCCCTCTCTGGTGCGGATGTAATCCATCCATTTTTTGACTTGAGCGTCGCGGTTCGGTTCTTCAACGGGCGTCAGATGAAATTTTGTCGCGGAGACCATGGGTTCGTTGAAGCGGATTTCGTTGATGTCTCCCGCCTCAAGCTCGGGAAAGAAATTCGCGATGAAATTGACCGACGTTTTTTTTGCGTTTTCATACGCCGTGTCCGCAGGGATGAAATGTTTGCAGACGACCTGATTCGGGGTCCATCCGCGCTGAGTGCGTTCACCGGTTCCATCCACGACGAGCGAGAATCCGGACTTCGGCAAATGCCAGACGAACGCGGTGTGCATGAGGTCGTATTTATTGGATTCGCGCACCTTCCGGCTGTCGAAACGGTTCGGGCCGTGTCCGATCGGAGAAAATTCGGGACTTGCATACGCGGAAATCATTTCCGACATCAGGATCGGGTCGTTGTAGCGCACGAAGTTGCGGTCGTTTTCAGGCAGATCGCGGCTGTTTTTTAGAGCGTATTCGCGCGCCCGTTCCGCGGCGGCCGTCCGCCAGTCTGTCCGGCATCCCGCCGCCACCAGAAGCAGCGGAAGGAAAAGCAGAGATATTTTTCCGAAAGTCATCATCAGTTCCTCGATAATTTTTTCATTAATATAGTCCGCTTTCAGAAGTTTTAAAGTCTGCGGAGAAAAAAAAACGGCGGACCGGACGTTTCCGGTCCGCCGGAAAAACTTTTTCTCACCGGAAAGTGGCGGGCAGGGCGAGAAGCTGATACACCAGAGTCTTCGCGATACGGTCGTGTCCGGCGGCGTTCGGATGAAGGCGGTCCGTATCCGCATCGTGGAAGAACTGCGCATAGGCGTCGTTCACGGGGAAAAGACCGCTTACGGCAAACAGGTCGATCACGGGAACCGACCAGAGGCTCCCCGCTTCGCGCAAAGCGGAAACGTAATCGTCCACATAAACGCCGATGTCGTTCGGAAAGGTCTCTTCCGGCTGAACGTTCGCTCCGCCGAAGTTCGCGTAGCCGCGATGGACCGGAGTCAGGAGAATAATCTGCTGAAGCGGGAAATTCTCTTTCAAATACTTCAGACCGATGTTGATGCGGCCGCGGAAAGTATCCGGATCCATGCGGAACTCGCGGCGCAGTTTCTTCATCATCGTACCGTGCGAATTCACCTCCTCCTCATGCGTCGCAAACCATTCGCCGAGAGGGACGTTGCTGTTGTAGTCGTTGGTTCCCATGAAAACGAGAATCGCATCGAACTCCGTTCCGTGCTCCTGTTTCAGAGCTTCCGCCTGCTTGACGAGTCCCGCCCAGCTCCAGCCGTTGACGCCGTAAACCAGATGTTCGACGCCGAGATAGTCGCGCAGGAACTGCCAGTAATTCTTTGTTGTTCCGACATGACATTTATCCGTAATGGAATCGCCCAGGAAGGCGACCTTTTTCCCGTACCATTGAGTTGTTCTCATTTGAAAACATCCTTCTTTCAAAATTTCTTCATCCGGAAAAGATAGCACGTTTTTCCGCCATTTCCACACGCTTTTTCAAAAACTCGCGTTCTTTGATTGAAAAATCGCCGTTTCGGTGTAAATTTACGATATCAGAAAAACTCTGAAAACGAAAGGAAACTCATCAT
The sequence above is a segment of the Victivallis lenta genome. Coding sequences within it:
- a CDS encoding SGNH/GDSL hydrolase family protein — translated: MRTTQWYGKKVAFLGDSITDKCHVGTTKNYWQFLRDYLGVEHLVYGVNGWSWAGLVKQAEALKQEHGTEFDAILVFMGTNDYNSNVPLGEWFATHEEEVNSHGTMMKKLRREFRMDPDTFRGRINIGLKYLKENFPLQQIILLTPVHRGYANFGGANVQPEETFPNDIGVYVDDYVSALREAGSLWSVPVIDLFAVSGLFPVNDAYAQFFHDADTDRLHPNAAGHDRIAKTLVYQLLALPATFR